A section of the Kribbella voronezhensis genome encodes:
- a CDS encoding glycerophosphodiester phosphodiesterase family protein yields MRRLPRALLPLALAAGLFAQGLVAVPASASGSAGRRDFDIQGHRGGLGLTVESTIASFSRGLELGVSTLELDVQITQDGRAVVTHDRKVSGAKCKDTAPYTPDDPEYPYVGKFINTLTLAQVRQLDCGSLPQPEFPGQTPDPGARMPELRDVFDLVHRFHANGVKLNVETKVEAGAPSETAPREQFVQVVAAEIRKAHIARQVTIQSFDWGSLMRMRQVAPELPLVALTNYDFLETGKPGRSPWLGGIDIDDFGGDLVKAAKSFGAAAISPVHGFPQGGKVTDPGYRPYVTADMVRSAHQAGMKVVPWTVDDPATMQWLIGLGVDGLISDYPDRVRMVAAEAGFRLPRAYDAPAVQALPTAHAHNDYEHRRPLLDALDRGFNSVEADVWLVDGELRVAHELTDAVPGRNLENLYLEPLAQRVRANGGQVYRHGRDFQLLIDIKSDGPTTYAAVDKALQKYRGISTIYANGRVHRGAVTSVISGNRPLDILQAQKIRYAGYDGRLSDLNSGLPASVMPLVSDNWSKNFTWRGIGEFPAAERAKLQDIVTTAHHAGYKVRFWETPDVRGAARDAVWTELTAAGVDNLNTDDLHGLEDFLRG; encoded by the coding sequence ATGCGCCGCCTCCCCCGCGCGCTGCTTCCACTCGCCCTCGCGGCCGGCCTGTTCGCCCAGGGTCTGGTCGCCGTGCCGGCCTCCGCCTCGGGCTCTGCCGGTCGCCGTGACTTCGACATCCAAGGACATCGCGGCGGCCTCGGCCTGACGGTCGAGAGCACGATCGCGTCGTTCAGCCGCGGCCTCGAACTCGGCGTGAGCACGCTCGAGCTCGACGTCCAGATCACCCAGGACGGCCGGGCCGTGGTCACCCACGACCGCAAGGTCAGCGGCGCCAAGTGCAAGGACACCGCGCCGTACACGCCGGACGACCCCGAATACCCGTACGTCGGTAAGTTCATCAACACCCTCACGCTCGCCCAGGTGCGGCAACTCGACTGCGGCTCGCTGCCGCAACCGGAGTTCCCCGGCCAGACCCCCGACCCGGGTGCCCGGATGCCGGAACTGCGCGACGTGTTCGACCTCGTCCACCGCTTCCACGCAAACGGTGTGAAGCTCAACGTCGAGACCAAGGTCGAGGCCGGCGCGCCGAGCGAGACCGCGCCGCGCGAACAGTTCGTCCAGGTCGTGGCGGCCGAGATCCGCAAGGCGCACATCGCCCGCCAGGTGACGATCCAGAGCTTCGACTGGGGTTCGCTGATGCGGATGCGTCAGGTCGCCCCGGAACTGCCGCTGGTCGCGCTGACGAACTACGACTTCCTGGAGACCGGCAAGCCGGGCAGGTCGCCCTGGCTCGGCGGGATCGACATCGACGACTTCGGCGGCGACCTGGTGAAGGCGGCGAAGTCGTTCGGCGCTGCCGCGATCTCCCCGGTGCACGGATTCCCGCAGGGCGGCAAGGTGACCGACCCGGGGTACCGGCCGTACGTCACCGCCGACATGGTGCGCTCGGCCCACCAGGCCGGCATGAAGGTCGTGCCGTGGACGGTGGACGACCCCGCGACCATGCAGTGGCTGATCGGCCTGGGCGTCGACGGTCTCATCTCCGACTACCCGGACCGGGTCCGTATGGTCGCTGCAGAGGCGGGCTTCCGGCTACCGCGTGCGTACGACGCTCCTGCGGTCCAGGCGCTGCCTACGGCTCACGCACACAACGACTACGAGCACCGGCGACCGCTACTGGACGCACTCGACCGCGGCTTCAACAGCGTCGAGGCCGACGTCTGGCTGGTCGACGGCGAGCTGCGCGTCGCCCATGAGCTGACGGATGCCGTCCCTGGCCGGAACCTGGAGAACCTGTACCTCGAACCGCTCGCCCAGCGGGTCCGGGCGAACGGCGGCCAGGTCTACCGTCACGGTCGCGACTTCCAGCTGCTCATCGACATCAAGAGCGACGGGCCCACGACGTACGCGGCGGTCGACAAGGCACTGCAGAAGTACCGCGGCATCAGCACAATCTACGCGAACGGCCGCGTGCACCGGGGCGCCGTGACGTCGGTGATCAGCGGCAACCGCCCGCTGGACATCCTGCAGGCACAGAAGATCCGGTACGCCGGGTACGACGGCCGACTGTCCGACCTGAACTCCGGGTTGCCGGCGTCGGTGATGCCGTTGGTGAGCGACAACTGGTCGAAGAACTTCACCTGGCGAGGTATCGGCGAGTTCCCGGCCGCCGAACGCGCCAAGCTGCAGGACATCGTGACGACGGCTCATCACGCCGGCTACAAGGTGCGGTTCTGGGAGACGCCAGACGTCCGCGGCGCCGCCCGAGATGCCGTCTGGACCGAGCTGACCGCCGCAGGCGTCGACAACCTCAACACCGACGACCTGCACGGCCTGGAAGACTTCCTGCGCGGCTAG
- a CDS encoding ABC transporter permease yields the protein MIRFALRGLLGRKLRTALTAIGVILGVALVSGTFVLTDSISSAFDSIFTENYKNTDAAITGKAAFELSQDNAGTAPPFDQGLLAKVAELPEVGAAGGAVGGQAQLIGRDGKAVVFGGAPNLGFSVDPARPEFNTLTLVKGAWPTAGQVVIDTKTAEAKKFATGDTIGVQARGAVQRMQISGLVEFGAVSSIGGATLAGFDLATAQQLFDKPGKLDQILLAAKDGVSTQQLVDAVQKILPAGTQVRSADDQAAEDAKGTSSFLTFFRTFLLVFGGIALFVGSFVIANSLSITIAQRTREFATLRTLGASRRQVLNSVVLEALVTGLVSAVAGLFLGLGIATGLFKIFDAAGLTLPNNGLVFRTRTVVVALAVGVLVTLLASLRPAWRATRVPPIAAVREGAKLPPGRFHRFRPLGAALLAVLGVALVVSGLFVDGLSTGALLGLLAIGVLLIFIGIALFSARLVRPLAAASDPVARWSVLILSIVAWPLFSLPYWLLRRGFWGPGSMASRLGGLLLGALLNPVLLVIVALMAVRRAVTSWQPEWPAEFPGVLSDRPAVGIGGQNSRRDPHRTASTAAALMIGLALVTLVATLGAGIIRPFEEAVDKIFSGDYAITAQNNFSPLPPTVAAAVATVPGVDALSSVRGGQGRAFGETIQITGVDKQAPDVLRFDWKSGSQATLGELGADGAVVDADYADKHGLAVGSTLPLETVAGKTLPLQVRGIFKPPAGGSPFGSVTISTSAFDATNPQPLDLYTFVSLRGGVNAANTAALQQALSTFPNAKALTREQFKKVQSDSIKSLLNVLYVLLALSVLVSLFGIVNTLVLTVFERTRELGMLRAIGLTRRQVKRMIRHESVITALIGAVIGILLGLGLALLLAARLDEISFAVPTGQLLLFAVVSVVVGIFAAIWPARHAARLDPLEALQYE from the coding sequence ATGATCCGGTTCGCGTTGCGCGGGCTGCTCGGCCGGAAACTGCGGACCGCGCTGACCGCGATCGGGGTCATTCTCGGCGTGGCACTGGTGTCGGGCACCTTCGTGCTGACCGACTCGATCTCGTCGGCCTTCGACTCGATCTTCACGGAGAACTACAAGAACACCGACGCCGCGATCACCGGCAAGGCCGCGTTCGAACTGTCGCAGGACAACGCCGGCACGGCCCCGCCGTTCGACCAGGGACTGCTCGCCAAGGTCGCCGAACTTCCCGAGGTCGGTGCGGCCGGCGGGGCGGTCGGTGGACAGGCGCAGCTGATCGGCCGTGACGGCAAGGCGGTCGTCTTCGGCGGCGCGCCCAACCTCGGCTTCAGCGTCGACCCGGCCCGGCCCGAGTTCAATACGCTGACGCTGGTCAAAGGTGCCTGGCCGACCGCGGGCCAGGTGGTGATCGACACGAAGACGGCGGAGGCGAAGAAGTTCGCGACCGGCGACACGATCGGCGTACAGGCTCGGGGCGCCGTGCAGCGGATGCAGATCTCGGGGCTGGTCGAGTTCGGGGCGGTCTCGTCCATCGGCGGGGCGACGCTGGCTGGCTTCGATCTGGCGACCGCGCAGCAACTCTTCGACAAACCCGGCAAGCTCGACCAGATCCTGCTCGCGGCCAAGGACGGCGTCTCCACCCAGCAACTCGTCGACGCGGTGCAGAAGATCCTGCCCGCCGGTACCCAGGTGCGCAGCGCCGACGACCAGGCGGCCGAGGATGCCAAGGGCACCTCGAGCTTCCTGACCTTCTTCCGGACGTTCCTGCTCGTGTTCGGCGGGATCGCGTTGTTCGTCGGCTCGTTCGTGATCGCGAACTCGCTGTCGATCACGATCGCCCAGCGGACCCGCGAGTTCGCCACGCTGCGGACGTTGGGCGCGTCCCGTCGCCAGGTCCTCAACTCGGTGGTCCTCGAGGCGCTGGTGACCGGACTGGTGTCCGCGGTGGCCGGCTTGTTCCTCGGGCTCGGGATCGCCACCGGATTGTTCAAGATCTTCGACGCCGCCGGGTTGACCCTGCCCAACAACGGACTCGTGTTCCGCACCAGGACCGTCGTCGTCGCCTTGGCGGTCGGTGTCCTGGTCACGCTGCTGGCCAGCCTGCGGCCCGCCTGGCGTGCGACCCGGGTCCCGCCGATCGCGGCCGTCCGCGAGGGCGCCAAGCTGCCGCCGGGGAGGTTCCACCGCTTCCGTCCGTTGGGTGCCGCGCTGCTCGCCGTGCTCGGGGTCGCGCTGGTGGTGAGCGGGTTGTTCGTCGACGGTCTGTCCACCGGAGCGTTGCTGGGGCTACTGGCCATCGGCGTACTGCTGATCTTCATCGGTATCGCCTTGTTCTCGGCGAGGTTGGTGCGTCCGCTCGCTGCGGCGTCGGATCCGGTCGCACGGTGGTCGGTGCTCATCTTGTCGATCGTTGCCTGGCCGCTGTTCTCGCTGCCGTACTGGCTTCTCAGGCGAGGTTTCTGGGGTCCCGGATCGATGGCGAGCCGCCTCGGCGGGTTGCTGTTGGGTGCTCTGCTGAACCCCGTCCTGTTGGTGATCGTGGCCCTGATGGCCGTACGCCGTGCGGTCACCTCCTGGCAGCCGGAGTGGCCCGCGGAGTTCCCCGGCGTACTGAGTGACCGGCCGGCCGTCGGGATCGGCGGCCAGAACAGCCGGCGCGACCCGCATCGGACCGCTTCGACCGCGGCCGCGCTGATGATCGGGCTGGCGTTGGTCACGTTGGTGGCAACGCTCGGCGCCGGGATCATCAGGCCGTTCGAGGAAGCTGTCGACAAGATCTTCAGTGGGGACTACGCGATCACCGCGCAGAACAACTTCAGCCCGTTGCCGCCGACCGTGGCCGCGGCCGTCGCGACGGTGCCCGGGGTCGACGCGCTCTCGAGTGTGCGCGGCGGTCAGGGCCGGGCGTTCGGCGAGACGATCCAGATCACCGGTGTCGACAAGCAAGCGCCGGACGTGCTCAGATTCGACTGGAAGTCCGGTTCGCAGGCGACTCTCGGTGAGCTCGGAGCCGACGGCGCTGTCGTCGACGCCGACTATGCCGACAAGCACGGGCTGGCCGTCGGCTCGACGCTGCCGCTGGAGACCGTGGCCGGCAAGACCCTTCCGTTGCAGGTGCGCGGGATCTTCAAGCCACCGGCCGGTGGTTCGCCGTTCGGCAGCGTGACGATCTCGACCAGCGCCTTCGACGCGACCAACCCGCAGCCGCTCGACCTCTACACCTTCGTCAGCCTCCGCGGCGGCGTCAACGCTGCGAACACTGCGGCGCTGCAACAGGCGTTGAGCACCTTCCCGAACGCGAAGGCACTGACCCGCGAGCAGTTCAAGAAGGTCCAGTCCGACAGCATCAAGAGCCTGCTCAACGTCTTGTACGTGCTGCTCGCGCTCTCGGTGCTGGTGAGCCTGTTCGGCATCGTGAACACCTTGGTCCTGACCGTGTTCGAACGGACCCGCGAACTCGGCATGCTGCGGGCGATCGGCCTGACCCGGCGCCAGGTGAAGCGGATGATCCGGCACGAAAGCGTGATCACCGCACTCATCGGCGCGGTGATCGGGATCTTGCTCGGCCTCGGCCTTGCCCTGCTCCTCGCCGCCCGCCTGGACGAGATCAGCTTCGCCGTACCGACCGGTCAACTGCTTCTCTTCGCCGTCGTCTCGGTCGTCGTCGGCATCTTCGCCGCCATCTGGCCGGCCCGTCACGCCGCCCGCCTCGACCCCCTGGAGGCCCTGCAGTACGAGTGA
- a CDS encoding ABC transporter ATP-binding protein: MIGMVGNTDEQASVVVATGLERTYGEGDTAVHALRGVSVQVAAGRLTAVMGPSGSGKSTLMHILAGLDKPTSGSVRIDGTEITTLGDDALTKLRRKHIGFIFQFFNLLPMLTARENVVLPLTIAGEKPDPAYFDELIARVGLTDRLTHRPAELSGGQQQRVAIARALVSRPTVIFADEPTGNLDSRTSSEILHLMRSSVDDYGQTTVMVTHDARAAAMADRVLFLADGEIVKETGRTSQGEILQIIDSLDLQ, from the coding sequence ATGATCGGCATGGTGGGGAACACGGACGAACAAGCTTCGGTGGTCGTCGCGACCGGCCTGGAGCGAACGTACGGCGAGGGCGACACGGCGGTTCACGCACTCCGGGGAGTCAGCGTGCAGGTCGCGGCCGGCCGGTTGACCGCGGTGATGGGTCCGTCGGGTTCGGGCAAGTCGACCCTGATGCACATCCTGGCCGGCCTGGACAAGCCGACCTCGGGATCGGTGCGGATCGACGGCACCGAGATCACCACGCTCGGCGACGACGCGTTGACGAAGCTGCGCCGCAAGCACATCGGCTTCATCTTCCAGTTCTTCAACCTGCTGCCGATGCTGACCGCACGCGAGAACGTCGTCCTGCCGCTGACCATCGCCGGCGAGAAGCCGGACCCGGCGTACTTCGACGAGCTGATCGCCCGGGTCGGCCTCACGGACCGGCTCACCCACCGCCCGGCGGAGCTGTCCGGCGGGCAGCAGCAACGCGTCGCGATCGCCCGCGCCCTGGTCTCGCGGCCGACGGTGATCTTCGCGGACGAGCCGACCGGCAACCTGGATTCCCGGACCAGTAGCGAGATCCTGCACCTGATGCGCAGCTCGGTCGACGACTACGGCCAGACCACGGTGATGGTCACCCACGACGCCCGCGCGGCCGCGATGGCCGACCGGGTGCTCTTCCTGGCCGACGGGGAGATCGTGAAGGAGACCGGCCGGACCAGCCAGGGCGAGATCCTGCAGATCATCGACTCGCTGGACCTGCAATGA
- a CDS encoding glycosyl hydrolase family 8: MSYLLRGLTAAAVVTAALFAQPVLAPSASQAADTLLSQGKPATASSIEGSVFEAGKAVDGNSATRWASVEGHDPEWIRVDLGATASITRVKLNWEAAYAKSYKIQTSADGSVWTDAFSTTTGNGALDDLTLSGSGRYVRVYGTARGTAYGYSLWDLEVYGTTGGGTGDTTPPSTPGNLAATATTSSSVSLAWNASTDNVGVTGYVISRNGTEVATTSGIGTTYTDTGRTASTSYTYTVKARDAAGNVSGASNAVTATTQAGGSGPAVPFGSHQFQYAAGMLTPSGSQATLDQKVVDYYQQWKAAFVKQSCGNGWYQIISPDADHPYVAEAQGYGMVVTATMAGADPAAKTIFDGLVKYMLAHPSVNNADLLAAEQDTSCKSVNGSDSATDGDMDVAYGLLLADKQWGSAGTYNYKQLAIKHINAIKAGEINPNTNLLTFGDWSTSGDATYNMSRTSDWMIDHFRAFKAATGNSAWDTIRAKHQTVITSLQANYASSTGLLPDFVINTNTAPKPATGQVLEDPNDGAYWWNACRDPWRIGADAVTSGDSASLAAARKLNSWIKSKTGGNASSIATGYKLNGTAIDSSSDAAFFAPFAVTAMTDSGSQAWLDAIWTKMLNTPVDTSSYYAASIQLQVMITATHNHWVP, translated from the coding sequence ATGTCGTACCTACTTCGAGGGCTGACCGCTGCCGCGGTCGTCACCGCAGCCCTGTTCGCCCAACCCGTCCTGGCCCCTTCGGCCTCGCAGGCCGCCGACACCCTGCTCTCGCAGGGAAAGCCCGCCACGGCATCATCGATCGAGGGTAGCGTCTTCGAGGCCGGCAAGGCCGTCGACGGCAACTCCGCCACCCGCTGGGCCAGCGTCGAAGGCCATGACCCGGAGTGGATCAGGGTCGACCTCGGCGCCACCGCGAGCATCACCCGGGTCAAGCTCAACTGGGAGGCCGCTTACGCGAAGTCCTACAAGATCCAGACCTCCGCCGACGGATCGGTCTGGACCGACGCCTTCTCCACCACGACCGGCAACGGTGCGCTCGACGACCTGACTCTGTCGGGCAGCGGCCGCTACGTTCGCGTCTACGGCACCGCCCGCGGTACGGCGTACGGCTACTCGCTCTGGGATCTCGAGGTCTACGGCACGACCGGTGGCGGCACGGGCGACACCACACCGCCCAGTACGCCGGGGAACCTCGCGGCAACCGCCACTACCTCAAGCAGCGTGTCTCTGGCCTGGAACGCGTCCACGGACAACGTCGGGGTCACCGGATACGTCATCTCTCGCAACGGCACCGAGGTCGCGACTACGAGCGGCATTGGCACGACGTACACCGACACCGGCCGCACTGCCTCGACCAGCTACACCTACACGGTCAAGGCGCGCGACGCCGCCGGCAACGTGTCCGGCGCGAGCAATGCGGTCACTGCGACCACGCAGGCCGGCGGTAGCGGACCGGCCGTCCCCTTCGGTAGCCACCAGTTCCAGTACGCGGCCGGCATGCTCACGCCGTCGGGGAGCCAGGCAACGCTCGACCAGAAGGTGGTCGACTATTACCAGCAATGGAAGGCGGCGTTCGTCAAGCAGAGCTGCGGCAACGGCTGGTACCAGATCATCTCGCCGGACGCCGATCACCCGTACGTCGCTGAGGCTCAGGGCTACGGCATGGTCGTCACAGCGACCATGGCAGGCGCCGACCCCGCCGCCAAGACGATCTTCGACGGCTTGGTGAAGTACATGCTTGCCCACCCCTCGGTGAACAACGCCGACCTGCTGGCTGCCGAGCAGGACACCTCCTGCAAGAGCGTGAACGGCTCCGACAGCGCGACCGACGGCGACATGGACGTTGCCTACGGCCTCTTGCTGGCCGACAAGCAGTGGGGGAGCGCCGGCACCTACAACTACAAGCAGCTGGCGATCAAGCACATCAACGCGATCAAGGCGGGCGAGATCAACCCGAACACCAACCTGCTCACCTTCGGCGACTGGAGCACCTCCGGTGACGCCACCTACAACATGTCCCGTACGTCGGACTGGATGATCGACCACTTCCGGGCCTTCAAGGCGGCCACCGGCAACTCCGCCTGGGACACCATCCGTGCCAAGCACCAGACCGTGATCACCTCGCTGCAGGCGAACTACGCGTCCAGCACCGGCCTGCTGCCCGACTTCGTGATCAACACCAACACCGCCCCGAAGCCCGCGACCGGACAGGTCCTGGAGGACCCGAACGACGGCGCCTACTGGTGGAACGCCTGTCGCGACCCGTGGCGGATCGGAGCCGACGCGGTCACCAGCGGCGACAGCGCCTCACTCGCTGCGGCCCGCAAACTGAACAGCTGGATCAAGTCCAAGACCGGCGGCAACGCGAGCAGCATCGCCACCGGTTACAAGCTGAACGGAACGGCGATCGACTCCAGTAGCGACGCCGCCTTCTTCGCGCCGTTCGCCGTCACCGCCATGACGGACTCGGGCAGCCAGGCCTGGCTCGACGCGATCTGGACCAAGATGCTGAACACCCCGGTCGACACGAGCAGCTACTACGCCGCGAGCATCCAGCTCCAGGTGATGATCACCGCCACCCACAACCACTGGGTGCCCTAG
- a CDS encoding GNAT family N-acetyltransferase: MLWKIRTELADRPGALAELAARCGADEINILSLEVFTAESGAVDELVVSTGVGWTAETLTALVAEAGCVRTTVRPCQADVLNDAPTRYLRAVLRLLDDPMSVDEELENLQGFDEYTPAEWARADVLVEIAGRLVERDQGVVQEGPRPGTGVPELRRATVEDAEAVVAMHERCSYESRTRRYHVPMAKLTTRTARHLSAPAGGISVVASVGDAIVGMATAAPWDELGSTAMEMAVLVEDGWQNQGLGSQLLRRVIQEARELGADRAVCMVQPENVAMLRTVEGLRMRTRVVQDSGHLMVTVALSDQSLSHAVDRPPVPYRQTRAIPAHRSQSARSLGQPAREHSLAGGGAVAATADRAGAVDPDGAHRSGRP, encoded by the coding sequence ATGCTCTGGAAGATCAGGACCGAACTCGCCGACCGGCCGGGCGCACTGGCCGAACTCGCAGCACGGTGTGGTGCCGACGAGATCAACATCCTCAGCCTGGAGGTCTTCACCGCCGAGTCCGGCGCTGTGGACGAGCTAGTGGTGTCCACTGGTGTCGGCTGGACCGCAGAGACGCTCACTGCTCTGGTCGCAGAGGCAGGCTGCGTCCGTACGACGGTTCGCCCCTGCCAGGCCGATGTCCTGAACGACGCCCCGACCAGATACCTCCGTGCCGTACTGCGGCTGCTCGACGACCCCATGTCGGTCGACGAGGAACTGGAGAACCTGCAGGGCTTCGACGAGTACACCCCGGCCGAGTGGGCCAGGGCGGACGTACTGGTGGAGATCGCCGGCCGACTGGTCGAGCGTGACCAGGGCGTCGTACAGGAGGGCCCGCGACCAGGCACCGGCGTACCGGAGTTGCGTCGGGCCACTGTCGAGGACGCCGAGGCCGTAGTGGCGATGCACGAGCGCTGTTCGTACGAGAGCCGCACACGCCGCTACCACGTGCCCATGGCGAAGCTCACCACCCGTACTGCGCGGCACCTGTCCGCGCCCGCCGGTGGCATCTCCGTGGTCGCCTCTGTCGGTGACGCGATCGTAGGCATGGCCACTGCTGCTCCCTGGGACGAACTGGGCAGCACCGCGATGGAGATGGCCGTGCTGGTCGAGGACGGCTGGCAGAACCAGGGCCTGGGGAGTCAGCTGCTGCGGCGAGTGATCCAGGAGGCCCGGGAGCTGGGAGCGGACCGGGCCGTGTGCATGGTGCAACCCGAGAACGTCGCCATGCTGCGCACTGTCGAGGGACTGCGGATGCGGACCAGGGTGGTGCAGGATAGCGGTCATCTGATGGTGACCGTCGCACTGTCCGATCAGAGCCTGTCGCATGCGGTGGATCGGCCACCGGTGCCCTATCGTCAGACGCGTGCCATCCCTGCCCACCGGTCGCAATCCGCACGGTCTCTTGGTCAACCTGCCCGCGAGCACTCGCTCGCCGGTGGTGGAGCTGTCGCGGCGACTGCTGATCGCGCTGGGGCTGTTGATCCTGATGGTGCTCATCGTTCTGGTCGACCGTGA
- a CDS encoding potassium channel family protein, with protein MVLIVLVDRDGYKDTYDGRVGFIDSIYYATVTLTTTGYGDITPVTPTARLVNAFIVTPLRISFLVVLVGTTLEVLANEGRRVMRDTRWRKRMKDHVVVVGYGTKGRSAVQTLLSNGVKREKIVVIDPRATAIGDAGNDQIAAFHGDATNRTVLRRAEVVAAREVIVTTDRDDSAVLVTLAVRQLNPKAHIVVAVREEDNVPLLRQSGADAVVTSSEAVGRLLGLSAVSPNLGEVMEDLLTYGEGLEVAERPVLGREVGKAPSSVPDRVVSVVRDGKVHRYYDSSVSVLAAGDKLIVVRPAKETPWAERPGADDQEE; from the coding sequence ATGGTGCTCATCGTTCTGGTCGACCGTGACGGCTACAAGGACACCTACGACGGCCGCGTCGGCTTCATCGACAGCATCTACTACGCGACCGTCACGCTGACCACGACCGGGTACGGCGACATCACGCCGGTGACGCCCACTGCCCGGCTGGTCAACGCCTTCATCGTCACGCCACTGCGGATCTCCTTCCTGGTGGTACTGGTCGGCACCACCCTGGAAGTCTTGGCGAACGAAGGTCGCCGCGTCATGCGCGACACACGATGGAGGAAGCGCATGAAGGACCATGTGGTCGTCGTCGGCTACGGCACCAAGGGCCGTTCGGCCGTGCAGACCCTGCTCAGCAACGGCGTCAAGCGCGAGAAGATCGTGGTGATCGACCCGCGCGCCACCGCGATCGGTGACGCGGGCAACGATCAGATCGCCGCCTTCCACGGCGACGCGACCAACCGGACCGTACTGCGCCGGGCCGAGGTCGTCGCCGCCCGCGAGGTCATCGTCACAACGGATCGTGACGACTCCGCGGTGCTCGTCACCCTGGCCGTCCGACAGTTGAACCCGAAGGCGCACATCGTCGTCGCCGTCCGCGAAGAGGACAACGTCCCGCTACTCCGCCAGAGCGGCGCGGACGCCGTCGTCACCTCGTCGGAGGCCGTCGGCCGGCTCCTCGGTCTGTCGGCGGTCAGCCCGAACCTGGGTGAGGTGATGGAAGACCTCCTCACGTACGGCGAAGGCCTCGAGGTCGCCGAACGCCCGGTCCTCGGCCGCGAGGTCGGCAAGGCGCCGTCCTCGGTGCCGGACCGAGTCGTCTCCGTCGTCCGCGACGGCAAGGTCCACCGGTACTACGACTCGTCCGTCTCGGTGCTGGCCGCCGGCGACAAACTCATCGTCGTCCGGCCGGCCAAGGAAACGCCCTGGGCCGAACGCCCGGGCGCGGACGACCAGGAAGAGTAG
- a CDS encoding LacI family DNA-binding transcriptional regulator: MSRPTVAGVARAAGVSVASVSRVLNGLPATEEMVGRVQRAVEELGYVPDARARSLKVGRTFQLTLAVADVGNPVYVTMMRAVEEVVSAAGYRLVVTTTGPDVADEVALVRGMARGYADGLVISPLRVDDDLIKSIRECDVPVVVAGNVPASAGVDTIRANSPKGMLLAVEHLLQKGRRRIAFLNGPRDTVPGTARAKGFAEAMKANGLRPVAEVEAADFTFAAGREAGRELLSGLGAGSNRADARGVAPGDRGRAGVAGGPAAKRRRSAPDAVIAANDLLAVGLMHELAAVGLEVPRDVAVVGMDDSELAEQSFPPLTSVNLGSAERGRRAAELLLARIDDDTRTPRRIVVQPTLSVRRSTP, from the coding sequence GTGAGTCGTCCGACGGTTGCCGGTGTGGCCCGGGCTGCTGGGGTTTCGGTGGCTTCGGTGTCGCGCGTGCTGAACGGGTTGCCGGCCACCGAGGAGATGGTCGGGCGGGTTCAGCGGGCCGTCGAGGAGCTCGGGTACGTGCCGGACGCACGGGCGCGGTCGCTGAAGGTGGGGCGGACGTTTCAGCTCACGCTCGCTGTCGCCGATGTCGGTAACCCGGTCTACGTGACGATGATGCGCGCCGTGGAGGAGGTCGTGTCAGCCGCCGGTTATCGGCTCGTCGTGACCACCACCGGGCCGGATGTCGCGGACGAGGTTGCGCTGGTGCGGGGGATGGCTCGCGGGTACGCCGACGGCCTGGTGATCAGCCCGCTGCGGGTCGACGACGACCTGATCAAGTCGATCCGCGAGTGCGACGTGCCGGTGGTTGTCGCAGGCAACGTGCCGGCCAGCGCCGGTGTCGACACGATCCGCGCGAACTCGCCGAAGGGGATGCTGCTCGCGGTCGAACACCTGCTGCAGAAGGGCCGCCGCCGGATCGCCTTCCTGAACGGACCGCGCGACACGGTTCCCGGTACGGCGCGCGCGAAGGGCTTCGCCGAGGCGATGAAGGCGAACGGGCTGCGACCGGTGGCCGAGGTCGAGGCGGCCGACTTCACCTTCGCCGCGGGCCGCGAGGCCGGCCGCGAGTTGCTGTCCGGGCTGGGTGCCGGCTCGAATCGCGCCGATGCTCGAGGCGTGGCCCCGGGCGACCGCGGCAGGGCTGGTGTCGCTGGTGGCCCCGCTGCCAAGCGCCGCAGATCGGCCCCCGACGCGGTGATCGCGGCGAACGATCTGCTCGCGGTCGGGTTGATGCACGAGCTCGCGGCCGTAGGGCTCGAAGTACCGAGGGATGTTGCTGTGGTCGGGATGGACGACAGCGAGCTGGCCGAGCAGTCGTTCCCCCCGCTGACGAGTGTGAACCTCGGTTCCGCCGAACGGGGGCGGCGGGCCGCTGAGTTGCTGCTGGCAAGGATCGACGACGACACCCGTACGCCGCGGCGCATCGTCGTGCAGCCGACCCTCAGTGTCCGGAGGTCGACCCCATGA